One genomic segment of Nitrospiraceae bacterium includes these proteins:
- a CDS encoding HD domain-containing phosphohydrolase codes for MNIASTQGTEKTKPTVLVIDDEAGPRDALKVILRPFFNIQAAESAKAAIDLLNSHQIDLITLDQKLPDRQGLDLLQDIKHTHADVEVIIITGYGSLKSAMEGIRHGAAGYLLKPFNVTELITLVNQTLEKKQRLDFLRNFLNTKPTLWGSEQESAKAWKELMAGYYRIGSKRSADPGSTGETSDVLPMLSDLLEAKDRQLLNHCSRVSFYATLLANRMNLTMAEQKSLALGAFLHDIGKIVSESYRFADDEISPAGETTSNHQHPELGARMILPLGLPAEVGQIVSYHHERWDGSGYPHGLQGDGIPVLARIVCLAQAFDHLTAELPGRTSMTVDRACHNMVQHAGTFFDPMLTELFTRVVDECKASLPAMAIATTPTTEPDA; via the coding sequence ATGAACATTGCCTCCACGCAAGGCACAGAGAAGACGAAGCCGACCGTCCTGGTGATTGACGATGAGGCCGGGCCACGTGATGCCCTTAAAGTTATCCTGCGCCCTTTCTTCAATATTCAAGCCGCAGAATCGGCCAAGGCCGCCATCGACCTACTTAACTCGCACCAGATAGACCTCATCACCCTCGACCAGAAACTCCCCGACCGACAGGGTTTGGATCTCTTACAAGACATCAAGCATACCCACGCAGACGTCGAAGTCATCATTATCACGGGTTACGGCAGCTTAAAATCAGCGATGGAAGGCATCCGGCACGGTGCAGCCGGGTACCTCCTCAAACCGTTCAACGTGACGGAACTTATCACCCTCGTCAACCAGACCTTAGAAAAAAAGCAGCGCCTTGATTTCCTGCGAAACTTCTTGAATACCAAACCTACCCTCTGGGGATCTGAGCAAGAGAGCGCTAAAGCGTGGAAAGAATTGATGGCGGGCTACTATCGTATTGGGAGTAAGAGATCTGCCGACCCGGGAAGCACGGGCGAGACGTCGGATGTCCTTCCGATGCTTTCAGATTTGCTGGAAGCCAAGGATCGCCAACTGCTCAACCACTGTAGCCGCGTGAGCTTCTACGCAACGCTGTTGGCCAACCGGATGAATCTCACCATGGCGGAGCAAAAGTCACTCGCTCTCGGGGCCTTTCTTCATGACATCGGGAAAATCGTATCAGAATCGTACCGGTTCGCCGACGACGAAATATCCCCAGCCGGAGAGACCACAAGCAATCACCAGCATCCGGAACTCGGCGCTCGCATGATTCTTCCCCTTGGCCTTCCTGCCGAAGTGGGACAGATCGTGTCCTACCACCACGAGCGATGGGATGGGTCTGGTTACCCGCATGGTCTACAAGGTGACGGTATCCCGGTGTTGGCTCGTATCGTGTGTCTCGCACAAGCCTTTGACCATCTTACGGCAGAACTTCCCGGGCGCACTTCCATGACCGTCGACCGTGCTTGTCACAACATGGTTCAGCATGCCGGAACGTTCTTTGATCCGATGCTCACCGAACTCTTCACACGTGTGGTCGATGAATGCAAGGCTTCTCTCCCCGCGATGGCCATTGCGACCACCCCAACAACCGAACCGGACGCGTAA
- the recN gene encoding DNA repair protein RecN encodes MLAELRIANFALIEQLNLQFQPGYTVLTGETGAGKSLLIDAIGLLVGGRASADQIRSGEEEAFLEAAFQLSSSHPLLDQLRAKELVGANGTELILRRILSRSGRHRIFVNGSLCPLRTLEDLGGTLVDILGQHEQQSLLSHGAQLDALDAFGRTLDLHGRYQQAFRIWNDLKTQVAAFQVEATDRAHRAELLQFQYHEIDQAGLQPGEDELLETERQRLVHARRLGELAQTAYEGLQGDEQSALSHLTRVGRALSDLVHTDVAMQDCQQTATEAMIQLKDLAGRLRDYMKNLESDPSRQTLLEDRLDLIHRLKKKYGGSIATVVEFGERVKGELEAIATHDETLSGLTAKLEGARQSLWELALQLSKKRAEAAKRMKTLVKDELAILKMDHAIFDIVVTSAESLESAGPNGRDGVEFLISTNRGEPLKPLARVASGGELSRVMLALKTILAEMDQVPVLVFDEIDSGVGGSVAAALGTRLRRLGAFHQVFCITHLPQVASQADHHLVVEKEQNRKRTTVSVRNLSGIGRESEIARMLGGETVTQKVRATAAELLSETKPRR; translated from the coding sequence ATGCTTGCTGAGTTGCGCATCGCCAACTTCGCGCTGATCGAGCAACTCAATCTTCAGTTCCAGCCCGGCTATACGGTTCTGACCGGCGAGACCGGAGCCGGGAAGTCTCTTCTCATCGATGCGATCGGTTTGTTGGTTGGCGGTCGAGCCTCGGCCGATCAAATCCGCTCGGGTGAAGAAGAAGCATTTCTCGAGGCAGCCTTTCAGTTATCTTCGTCACACCCGCTGCTTGACCAGTTGCGGGCAAAAGAACTTGTTGGAGCGAATGGTACGGAGCTGATTCTTCGTCGCATCCTCTCCCGTTCCGGTCGTCACCGCATCTTCGTGAACGGAAGCTTGTGTCCCCTTCGCACGCTGGAAGATCTCGGAGGAACCCTCGTTGATATTCTCGGCCAGCACGAACAACAATCATTGTTGAGCCATGGTGCCCAGCTTGACGCGTTGGATGCCTTTGGGCGAACGCTGGACCTCCATGGGCGCTACCAACAGGCCTTTCGGATATGGAACGATTTGAAGACTCAGGTCGCAGCTTTTCAGGTGGAAGCAACCGATCGTGCCCACCGTGCCGAGTTACTTCAGTTCCAATATCACGAGATTGATCAAGCGGGATTGCAACCAGGGGAGGACGAACTTTTGGAGACTGAGCGTCAACGACTAGTGCACGCCCGTCGATTAGGGGAGTTGGCGCAGACCGCATATGAGGGGCTGCAAGGTGATGAGCAAAGTGCCCTCAGTCACTTGACCAGAGTCGGTCGGGCTCTGTCTGATCTGGTCCATACTGATGTGGCGATGCAGGATTGCCAACAGACGGCGACCGAGGCGATGATCCAGCTCAAGGATCTCGCCGGGCGGCTTCGTGACTACATGAAAAATCTGGAATCCGACCCGAGCCGCCAAACGCTGTTGGAGGATCGTCTCGATCTAATCCATCGGTTAAAAAAGAAGTACGGAGGGTCGATCGCAACGGTCGTAGAATTCGGTGAACGTGTGAAGGGAGAATTGGAGGCCATTGCGACGCACGATGAGACCCTCTCAGGGCTGACCGCGAAATTGGAAGGGGCCCGACAATCCCTGTGGGAGCTAGCACTGCAGCTTTCCAAGAAAAGAGCCGAGGCTGCCAAACGAATGAAAACGCTCGTGAAGGATGAACTGGCCATTTTGAAGATGGACCATGCAATCTTCGACATCGTTGTGACGAGTGCAGAGTCCCTCGAGTCGGCGGGACCGAATGGGCGCGATGGCGTCGAGTTTCTCATCTCAACGAATCGAGGGGAGCCTCTGAAACCCCTGGCTCGTGTGGCTTCCGGGGGGGAACTCTCAAGAGTCATGCTGGCCCTCAAAACGATCTTGGCGGAGATGGACCAGGTGCCGGTCTTGGTTTTCGACGAGATCGATTCTGGTGTTGGTGGTTCCGTCGCTGCGGCGTTGGGAACCAGACTGAGAAGATTGGGCGCATTTCACCAGGTGTTCTGCATCACGCATCTTCCTCAAGTGGCATCCCAGGCTGATCACCATCTCGTGGTGGAAAAAGAGCAGAATCGCAAGCGGACAACAGTGTCCGTAAGGAATCTTAGCGGCATTGGGCGAGAATCTGAGATCGCTCGGATGTTGGGGGGCGAGACTGTCACACAAAAGGTTCGAGCTACGGCAGCTGAGCTTCTGTCCGAAACAAAGCCCAGACGATAA